A stretch of the Oceanicola sp. D3 genome encodes the following:
- a CDS encoding DNA topoisomerase IB has translation MNAAPASLVYYPDSRPGIARRRCGRGFTYTAPDGTTIDDQKERARLKSLGVPPAYEEVWISPKVNGHLQATGVDTRARKQYRYHPDWTAYRAATKYAELPAFGEALPAIRRRVARDLTLDAGEEPFALAAVIAMIDRLSLRVGNSDYAAENGTYGATTLRSRHLRLQDGDLHLGYTSKGGKKVRRKIGNKRMQQTLQKLDDLPGAELVTWVDEEGEPRTISSSRVNDWLADITGTPGITAKTFRTWSGSVAALEAASLAETVTIKGMSEAAAKRLGNTPTIARNSYIHPAVIDLASDPSALPDTAQDRPGLRLAERRLLKLIARWTP, from the coding sequence ATGAACGCCGCGCCCGCCTCCCTCGTCTACTACCCCGACAGCCGCCCCGGCATTGCCCGCCGCCGCTGCGGGCGCGGCTTCACCTATACCGCGCCGGATGGCACCACCATCGACGACCAGAAAGAACGCGCACGCCTCAAGTCACTTGGCGTCCCGCCTGCCTACGAGGAAGTCTGGATCAGCCCCAAGGTCAACGGCCACCTGCAAGCCACCGGCGTCGACACCCGCGCGCGCAAACAGTATCGCTACCACCCGGATTGGACCGCCTATCGCGCCGCCACCAAATACGCCGAACTCCCCGCTTTCGGAGAGGCCCTGCCCGCCATTCGCCGCCGTGTCGCCCGCGACCTCACCCTCGACGCGGGCGAAGAGCCTTTCGCCCTCGCCGCCGTCATCGCCATGATCGACAGGCTCTCTCTGCGGGTCGGAAACAGTGACTATGCCGCCGAAAATGGCACCTATGGCGCCACCACGCTCCGCTCCCGCCACCTGCGGCTGCAGGATGGCGACCTGCACCTTGGCTATACCTCCAAAGGCGGCAAGAAGGTGCGGCGCAAGATCGGCAACAAGCGGATGCAGCAAACCCTGCAAAAGCTCGATGACCTCCCCGGCGCCGAGCTGGTGACATGGGTGGATGAGGAGGGCGAGCCGCGCACCATAAGCTCCTCGCGCGTCAACGACTGGCTGGCCGACATCACCGGAACGCCGGGCATCACCGCCAAAACCTTCCGTACATGGTCAGGCTCCGTCGCGGCGCTGGAGGCGGCGAGTTTGGCCGAAACGGTCACGATCAAGGGCATGTCCGAGGCTGCCGCCAAGCGCCTCGGCAACACCCCCACCATCGCCCGCAACAGCTACATCCACCCCGCCGTCATCGACCTCGCCAGCGACCCATCCGCCCTGCCCGATACCGCGCAAGACCGCCCCGGCCTGCGCCTCGCCGAGCGACGGCTGCTAAAGCTCATCGCCCGCTGGACACCCTAG
- a CDS encoding class II aldolase/adducin family protein, whose protein sequence is MQKGLFSSLPSISNWPDRTDLSAASGWALRNGLVDAGDFLCLIRPDDTSLLWCDGSGCTPDDIRTGPPEGIGATLAVALTALPDTRCLLFARPPQTRALAALTESQLQPICPDSSLFHHKHLVDSDFGGRTPEDEGGRLAALLSAPSLRAALIGNQGVLTLGPRVSLALSYLHRFERAAGTYLRALSTGHSLRRLPDELASTQPEPDAEAFFAAVKQQNSA, encoded by the coding sequence ATGCAAAAGGGTCTCTTTTCCAGCCTGCCAAGCATCAGCAATTGGCCCGATCGAACCGATCTTTCGGCGGCGAGCGGCTGGGCTCTGCGCAACGGCCTCGTCGATGCGGGCGACTTTCTCTGCCTTATCAGGCCAGATGACACATCGCTGCTCTGGTGCGATGGCAGCGGCTGCACCCCGGATGACATTCGCACTGGCCCGCCCGAGGGGATCGGTGCCACCCTTGCCGTCGCGCTCACCGCCCTGCCCGACACGCGCTGCCTGCTCTTCGCACGCCCGCCCCAAACACGGGCGCTGGCCGCGCTGACCGAGAGCCAGTTGCAGCCGATCTGCCCTGATTCCTCTTTGTTTCACCACAAACATCTGGTCGATTCCGACTTCGGCGGGCGCACGCCAGAAGATGAGGGCGGCCGTCTCGCCGCCCTGCTCTCCGCCCCCAGTCTCCGCGCGGCGCTGATCGGCAACCAGGGCGTGCTTACCTTAGGCCCCCGCGTGTCTCTCGCGCTCTCCTACCTGCATCGCTTCGAGCGGGCTGCCGGCACCTATCTGCGCGCCCTCTCCACCGGCCACAGCCTGCGCCGCCTCCCCGACGAGCTCGCATCCACCCAGCCCGAGCCGGATGCCGAGGCCTTCTTTGCCGCCGTAAAGCAGCAAAACAGTGCCTGA
- a CDS encoding SDR family oxidoreductase — protein MPDAPGKTLLSLGHGYSARALAARLAPAGWTIIGTTRSESKLQAPHAEMHLWPGTNLAPLAARASHILLNAAPTEEGDPFLPEIGSILAESAPVWLGYLSTTGVYGDHAGGWVDEQTPLSPSTRRGEMRTQAEAAWQALAATHDLPLHIFRLAGIYGPGRGPFAKVRAGKARRIIKPGQVFSRIHVEDIAQVLAASMARPDPGAVYNLCDDDPAPPQDVIEHAANLLGLPVPPAISIEDAELSPMARSFYAESKRVRNDRIKRDLGIELLYPTYRDGLRALLERE, from the coding sequence GTGCCTGACGCACCGGGGAAAACCCTGCTCTCTCTCGGTCACGGCTATTCCGCCCGCGCACTCGCCGCGCGCCTCGCGCCCGCGGGGTGGACGATCATCGGCACCACCCGCAGCGAGAGCAAGCTGCAGGCCCCACACGCCGAAATGCACCTCTGGCCCGGCACCAATCTTGCACCGCTCGCCGCCCGCGCCAGCCACATTCTGCTGAACGCCGCGCCCACGGAAGAGGGAGACCCGTTTCTGCCCGAAATAGGCTCTATCCTTGCCGAAAGCGCCCCTGTCTGGCTCGGCTACCTCTCCACAACCGGCGTCTATGGTGACCATGCAGGCGGCTGGGTCGACGAGCAAACGCCGCTCTCCCCTTCCACCCGGCGCGGCGAGATGCGCACCCAGGCCGAGGCCGCGTGGCAAGCGCTGGCCGCTACCCACGATCTACCCCTGCACATCTTCCGCCTCGCCGGCATCTACGGCCCCGGGCGCGGCCCATTCGCCAAGGTGCGGGCGGGCAAGGCCCGGCGGATCATCAAGCCCGGTCAGGTGTTTTCGCGGATCCATGTCGAGGACATCGCCCAAGTGCTCGCCGCCTCCATGGCCCGGCCCGATCCCGGCGCGGTGTACAACCTCTGCGATGATGATCCTGCGCCGCCGCAAGACGTCATCGAACACGCCGCCAATCTCCTCGGCCTCCCCGTGCCACCCGCAATTTCTATCGAAGACGCGGAACTTTCTCCCATGGCCCGCAGTTTTTATGCCGAGAGCAAGCGGGTGAGGAATGACCGTATCAAGCGAGACCTTGGAATCGAGCTCCTCTACCCGACGTACCGGGACGGGCTCAGAGCACTCCTCGAAAGAGAGTGA
- a CDS encoding exopolysaccharide biosynthesis protein has product MLDALDGLTSAKTVSVQDLLEEVGVRAFAPLILIPALILVTPISGIPGLPTLGAVLIGLVIVQKLLGREHLWLPGWLTRRKVRGEKLADAVDWMRKPCHWIDKHSRKRLSPLVSRPANLLAAVVITLICVIIPFLELLPMVTSLFAVVISLFAIGLLLRDGLFTLVGYLWIGVAAGAIYWLTG; this is encoded by the coding sequence GTGCTGGACGCGCTCGACGGGCTGACATCTGCCAAAACAGTTTCGGTTCAGGACTTGCTCGAAGAGGTGGGCGTTCGCGCCTTTGCGCCCCTCATCCTGATTCCCGCCCTCATTCTCGTCACACCGATTTCGGGCATCCCGGGTCTGCCAACCCTTGGCGCGGTGCTGATCGGGCTGGTGATTGTGCAAAAACTGCTTGGGCGAGAGCATCTTTGGCTCCCCGGGTGGCTGACCCGCCGCAAGGTTCGGGGCGAGAAGTTGGCAGATGCCGTCGACTGGATGCGCAAGCCCTGCCACTGGATCGACAAACACTCCCGCAAACGCCTCAGCCCCTTGGTCTCGCGCCCCGCAAACTTGCTGGCGGCGGTTGTGATCACACTCATCTGCGTGATCATCCCGTTCTTGGAACTGCTGCCAATGGTCACCTCGCTCTTCGCGGTGGTCATCAGCCTCTTTGCCATCGGGCTCCTGCTCCGCGATGGGTTGTTTACACTGGTTGGCTATCTTTGGATCGGCGTTGCGGCGGGTGCGATTTACTGGCTGACGGGCTAA
- the dxs gene encoding 1-deoxy-D-xylulose-5-phosphate synthase, whose product MSQSPATPLLDRVNDPSALRQMSDSELLQVAGELRTETIDAVSQTGGHLGAGLGVVELTVAIHAVFDTPRDRLVWDVSHQCYPHKILTGRRDRIRTLRQKDGLSGFTKRSESPYDPFGAAHSSTSISAALGFAVARDLGAPADPPLGDAIAVIGDGAMSAGMAYEAMNNAGHLGKRLFVVLNDNEMSIAPPTGAMSAYLSRLYAGAPFQEFKAAAKGAVSLLPEPFQEGARRAKELLKSVTVGGTMFEELGFSYVGPIDGHDMEQLLPVLRTVKARADGPVLIHVITKKGKGYAPAEEAPDKGHGVAKFDVVTGKQKKAPSNAPSYTKVFAESLIQEAEADPRITAVTAAMPDGTGLDLVGKHFPGRVFDVGIAEQHAVTFAAGQAAGGLRPFCAIYSTFLQRGYDQVVHDVAIQRLPVRFAIDRAGLVGADGATHAGAFDVAFLANLPGFVVMAAADEAELRHMVATAAAHDDGPIAFRYPRGEGMGVDMPERGIPLEIGKGRVIQEGKGVALLSFGARLAEVMQAAEALAARGVTPTIADARFAKPLDKELCLRLAAEHDAVITIEEGAIGGFGSHVAQLYAEEGVFDEGLKFRSMVLPDTFIDQASPRDMWAEAAMNAEQIEAKVLSVLDVAQIGSKRA is encoded by the coding sequence ATGAGCCAGAGCCCAGCCACGCCGCTTCTCGACCGGGTGAATGACCCGTCCGCCCTGCGCCAGATGAGCGATAGCGAGCTGCTGCAGGTGGCGGGTGAGCTGCGCACCGAGACGATTGATGCCGTCAGCCAGACCGGCGGCCACCTTGGGGCCGGGCTTGGCGTGGTTGAGCTGACAGTGGCGATTCATGCGGTGTTTGACACCCCGCGCGACCGGCTGGTTTGGGACGTGTCGCACCAGTGCTACCCCCACAAGATCCTGACCGGGCGGCGCGACCGCATTCGCACCCTGCGCCAGAAGGATGGGCTGAGCGGCTTCACCAAACGCTCCGAAAGCCCCTATGACCCGTTTGGCGCGGCGCATTCCTCCACCAGTATCAGCGCGGCGCTGGGCTTTGCCGTGGCCCGTGATCTTGGCGCGCCTGCCGATCCGCCGCTGGGCGATGCGATTGCCGTTATCGGCGATGGCGCTATGAGTGCGGGCATGGCCTATGAGGCGATGAACAACGCAGGCCACCTCGGCAAGCGGCTTTTCGTGGTGCTGAACGACAATGAGATGTCGATCGCCCCGCCGACCGGCGCGATGAGTGCCTACCTCAGCCGACTATACGCCGGTGCGCCGTTTCAGGAGTTCAAGGCGGCGGCCAAGGGGGCGGTGAGCCTGTTGCCAGAGCCGTTCCAGGAGGGCGCGCGGCGGGCCAAGGAGCTGCTGAAGAGCGTGACGGTGGGCGGCACGATGTTTGAGGAGCTGGGTTTCTCTTACGTCGGGCCGATCGACGGGCACGACATGGAGCAGCTGCTGCCGGTGCTGCGCACGGTAAAGGCGCGGGCAGATGGGCCGGTGCTGATTCATGTGATCACAAAGAAGGGCAAGGGCTATGCGCCCGCCGAAGAGGCGCCCGACAAGGGGCATGGTGTTGCCAAGTTCGATGTGGTCACCGGCAAGCAGAAAAAGGCGCCGAGCAATGCGCCGAGCTATACGAAAGTCTTTGCAGAGAGCCTGATTCAGGAGGCGGAGGCCGACCCGCGCATCACCGCTGTGACCGCCGCCATGCCGGATGGCACGGGGCTCGACCTTGTGGGCAAGCACTTCCCCGGGCGGGTGTTTGATGTGGGTATCGCCGAGCAGCATGCCGTTACCTTTGCGGCCGGGCAGGCGGCGGGCGGGTTGAGGCCCTTCTGCGCGATTTACTCCACCTTTCTGCAACGCGGCTACGACCAGGTGGTGCATGATGTGGCGATCCAGCGCCTGCCGGTGCGCTTTGCCATCGACCGGGCCGGGCTGGTGGGCGCCGATGGGGCAACCCATGCGGGCGCGTTTGATGTGGCCTTCCTTGCCAACCTGCCCGGGTTCGTGGTGATGGCCGCTGCCGATGAGGCGGAGCTGCGGCACATGGTGGCCACGGCGGCTGCGCATGACGACGGGCCAATTGCCTTCCGATATCCGCGCGGCGAGGGCATGGGTGTGGACATGCCGGAGCGCGGCATTCCGCTGGAAATTGGCAAGGGCCGGGTGATTCAGGAGGGCAAAGGCGTGGCGCTGCTGTCCTTCGGGGCGCGGCTGGCGGAGGTGATGCAGGCCGCAGAGGCGCTGGCCGCCCGCGGCGTGACGCCAACGATTGCCGATGCCCGCTTTGCCAAGCCGCTGGACAAGGAGCTTTGCCTGCGGCTCGCCGCTGAGCATGACGCCGTGATCACAATCGAGGAGGGCGCGATTGGCGGCTTTGGCAGCCATGTGGCGCAGCTCTACGCCGAGGAAGGCGTGTTTGATGAGGGGCTGAAGTTTCGCTCGATGGTGCTGCCCGATACCTTCATCGACCAGGCCAGCCCGCGCGACATGTGGGCTGAGGCGGCGATGAATGCCGAGCAGATCGAAGCGAAGGTGTTGAGCGTGCTGGATGTGGCGCAGATTGGCTCAAAACGCGCCTGA
- a CDS encoding polyprenyl synthetase family protein, which produces MKQRLFEARELASAAIAGAVPDGGRVAEAMGYACAGGKGLRALLVVESARLYGVEAEAGPVAGAIESLHAYSLVHDDLPCMDDDDLRRGQPTVHRKWDEATAVLAGDALQSLAFQLIAGANLPAEARIALVQSLAEAAGVAGMVGGQAADIAAETAETPLTLPEIEALQAGKTGALITWSALAGPRMAGAQSAALRHYGDAIGRAFQIFDDILDVEGSAETVGKAVGKDAARGKATFVSLLGLEPARKRAAELVEGAIAALEPYGPSAETLREVARFVIARRS; this is translated from the coding sequence GTGAAACAGAGACTGTTTGAGGCCCGTGAGTTGGCCAGCGCGGCGATTGCTGGTGCCGTGCCGGACGGCGGGCGCGTGGCCGAGGCGATGGGCTATGCCTGCGCGGGCGGCAAGGGGCTGCGGGCGCTTCTGGTGGTGGAATCGGCGCGGCTCTATGGCGTGGAAGCAGAGGCAGGGCCGGTGGCCGGGGCGATTGAATCGCTGCATGCCTATAGCCTCGTGCATGACGACCTGCCCTGCATGGATGACGACGACTTGCGGCGGGGCCAGCCAACGGTGCATCGCAAGTGGGATGAGGCAACGGCGGTGCTGGCGGGCGATGCGCTGCAATCGCTCGCGTTTCAGCTGATCGCCGGTGCAAACCTGCCTGCGGAGGCGCGGATTGCGCTGGTGCAGAGCCTTGCAGAGGCCGCGGGCGTGGCAGGCATGGTGGGTGGGCAGGCGGCTGACATTGCCGCCGAAACCGCCGAAACGCCGCTGACCCTGCCCGAGATCGAGGCCCTCCAGGCCGGGAAAACCGGGGCGCTTATCACGTGGTCGGCGCTGGCCGGGCCGCGCATGGCGGGCGCTCAAAGTGCTGCCCTGCGACATTATGGCGATGCAATCGGGCGGGCCTTTCAAATCTTTGATGACATATTGGATGTAGAGGGAAGCGCAGAAACCGTAGGCAAAGCGGTTGGAAAGGATGCGGCCCGGGGCAAGGCGACCTTTGTTTCGCTTCTCGGGCTGGAGCCTGCGCGGAAACGTGCCGCTGAGCTCGTGGAAGGCGCCATTGCGGCGCTGGAGCCCTACGGGCCGTCGGCGGAAACGTTGCGGGAGGTCGCGCGTTTCGTTATTGCCCGCCGCAGTTAG
- a CDS encoding exodeoxyribonuclease VII small subunit has product MSEKPVAEMSFEEAIRELENVVGRLEGGDVPLEDSIALYQRGSELRAKCDALLKAAEEKVAKITTDAEGAPTGTQPLDVD; this is encoded by the coding sequence ATGAGCGAGAAGCCGGTGGCTGAGATGAGCTTCGAGGAGGCGATCCGCGAGCTGGAGAATGTGGTGGGCCGTCTGGAAGGCGGAGACGTGCCGCTGGAAGATTCGATTGCCCTCTATCAGCGTGGCTCGGAGCTGCGCGCCAAGTGTGATGCTCTGCTGAAGGCCGCCGAGGAAAAGGTGGCCAAGATCACCACCGACGCCGAGGGCGCGCCCACGGGCACCCAGCCGCTGGACGTCGACTAG
- a CDS encoding histone deacetylase family protein, which translates to MTTAVFTHDDCLKHLTPPGHPERVDRLEAILEVLEGPDFSALDWHDCPLADRAELLRVHPEAHVAAVERAVEAAGDGWDSIDADTHVMAGSLKAALRGAGGCVAAVERVMRGAAQNAFVAARPPGHHAEKATPMGFCLFGNVSIAAKNALDVHGLNRVAIMDFDVHHGNGTQDLLWDETRCLFISTHQSPLYPGTGAQHETGGDNNVMNVPLPPDTGSAGFRRVMEAEVLPALDDFAPELVLISAGFDAHRADPLAQMNLVEEDFAWATERLCDVADAHAGGRVVSTLEGGYDLEALAASTAAHVKVLMKRGER; encoded by the coding sequence ATGACAACCGCTGTATTCACCCATGACGACTGCCTGAAGCACCTCACGCCCCCCGGCCACCCCGAGCGGGTGGACCGGCTTGAGGCGATATTGGAGGTGCTGGAAGGGCCGGATTTTTCGGCACTGGACTGGCATGATTGCCCGCTGGCCGACCGGGCCGAGCTGCTGCGGGTGCATCCCGAAGCGCATGTGGCGGCGGTGGAACGCGCCGTTGAGGCGGCGGGCGATGGCTGGGACTCGATAGATGCCGATACCCATGTGATGGCCGGTTCGCTCAAGGCGGCGTTGCGTGGCGCGGGGGGCTGCGTGGCGGCGGTGGAGCGGGTGATGCGCGGTGCGGCGCAGAATGCCTTTGTTGCTGCTCGCCCGCCGGGCCACCATGCAGAGAAGGCAACGCCGATGGGCTTTTGCCTGTTCGGAAACGTCTCTATCGCGGCAAAAAACGCGCTGGATGTGCATGGGCTGAACCGCGTGGCGATTATGGATTTTGACGTGCACCACGGGAATGGCACGCAAGACCTGCTGTGGGATGAAACCCGCTGCCTGTTCATCTCCACCCATCAATCGCCGCTCTATCCGGGCACGGGTGCGCAGCATGAGACTGGGGGCGACAACAACGTGATGAACGTGCCGTTGCCGCCTGACACGGGCTCTGCCGGGTTTCGCCGGGTGATGGAGGCCGAGGTGCTGCCGGCGCTGGATGACTTTGCGCCGGAGCTCGTGCTGATTTCTGCTGGCTTCGATGCCCACCGCGCCGACCCTTTGGCGCAGATGAACCTCGTGGAAGAGGATTTTGCCTGGGCAACGGAGCGGCTGTGCGATGTGGCGGATGCCCATGCCGGGGGCCGGGTGGTCTCGACGCTGGAGGGCGGATATGATCTGGAGGCGCTGGCCGCGAGCACGGCGGCGCATGTGAAGGTTTTGATGAAGCGGGGCGAAAGATGA
- a CDS encoding DUF4198 domain-containing protein, which translates to MRFASLAFCLIAALPAQAHEFWISPDAYQVPAGGTLSAEFRVGQEFKGGGYVFVPGRSEQFFVASPAGKTEVTPRVGDRPALNVPAPEEGLNVAVHETSDLTVTYKDIEVFKRFLAHKDWAFLEEVHRQRGLPDAGFKEAYRRYAKALIGVGHGEGADVEVGLDLELVAVLNPYADNLGAGMLVDLYHYGAKLGDTQVEVFDKAPDGSVEVFQLTTTRGGRVRFDVTPGHEYLVDSVIVQSTQNDDVDAGPVWRSLWASLTFRVPE; encoded by the coding sequence ATGCGTTTCGCTTCGCTCGCTTTCTGCCTCATCGCCGCGCTTCCCGCGCAGGCTCATGAATTCTGGATTTCGCCTGATGCCTATCAGGTGCCGGCTGGGGGCACGCTAAGCGCGGAGTTCCGGGTAGGGCAAGAGTTCAAAGGCGGGGGTTACGTGTTTGTGCCCGGGCGCTCGGAGCAGTTCTTTGTGGCCTCCCCGGCGGGCAAGACAGAGGTGACGCCGCGGGTGGGGGACCGCCCGGCGCTCAACGTCCCGGCCCCGGAGGAGGGGTTGAACGTGGCGGTGCATGAAACCAGCGACCTGACGGTGACCTACAAGGACATCGAGGTGTTCAAACGCTTCCTCGCCCATAAGGATTGGGCGTTTCTCGAAGAGGTACACCGCCAGCGCGGCCTGCCGGACGCGGGCTTCAAAGAGGCTTACCGCCGCTATGCCAAGGCGCTTATTGGTGTGGGGCACGGCGAGGGCGCGGATGTTGAGGTGGGGCTGGATCTCGAGCTTGTTGCCGTGCTGAACCCCTACGCCGACAATCTTGGCGCCGGGATGCTGGTGGATCTTTACCACTACGGTGCCAAGCTGGGGGACACTCAGGTGGAGGTGTTCGACAAGGCGCCCGATGGGAGCGTTGAGGTGTTTCAGTTGACGACCACGCGTGGCGGGCGCGTTCGCTTTGATGTGACGCCGGGCCATGAGTACTTGGTGGATTCCGTGATTGTGCAGAGCACCCAGAATGACGACGTGGACGCCGGGCCTGTTTGGCGCTCGCTTTGGGCCTCGCTCACGTTTCGTGTGCCCGAGTAG
- a CDS encoding HupE/UreJ family protein: MKTLTLWQSLRTLALALLLSTHASASAAHELNPSVADVTVSAETVTLQVTLNAEAILAGVDQSAGENTDDVPQAEAYDALRALPAEELASRLRAVWPELQDDFEVLAGDAPVSLTLGEVSVAEVPDASLPRDTTAVITGALPPGDAPVTIGWASALGPLILRQMGGGEDAYSDFLNPGTSSQPLPRSGEVVTEGGFALFGRYIVVGFEHIIPKGLDHILFVLGLFFFSLHLRPLLWQVTAFTLAHTVTLALASLKIVLIPAAVVEPLIAASIVYVAVENIFGGRLGWWRIVVVTLFGLLHGLGFAYVLGDVGLEPSRFLAGLIGFNIGVEIGQLTVIALAFLTVGYWLGQKPWYRRAVAIPASLAIAAIAAFWVVERTLL, translated from the coding sequence ATGAAGACCCTTACCCTTTGGCAGTCCCTACGAACACTGGCACTCGCCCTCCTGCTGTCAACCCACGCCTCCGCGAGCGCCGCGCATGAGTTGAACCCATCCGTGGCCGATGTGACGGTTTCGGCAGAAACAGTGACACTGCAGGTCACTCTCAACGCAGAGGCCATTCTGGCCGGGGTCGATCAATCCGCCGGAGAAAACACCGACGATGTGCCACAGGCCGAGGCCTATGACGCCCTGCGCGCCCTTCCCGCGGAAGAGCTTGCAAGCCGTTTGCGGGCTGTCTGGCCGGAGTTGCAGGATGATTTCGAAGTCTTGGCAGGCGATGCGCCCGTCTCCCTCACGCTGGGCGAGGTGTCCGTCGCGGAGGTGCCCGATGCGTCTCTCCCGCGCGACACAACGGCTGTGATCACAGGCGCCCTGCCGCCCGGAGACGCGCCCGTTACCATCGGCTGGGCCTCCGCCCTTGGCCCGCTGATCCTGCGCCAGATGGGTGGTGGAGAAGATGCCTATTCCGATTTCCTCAACCCCGGCACCAGCAGCCAGCCTCTGCCCCGCTCGGGTGAGGTCGTTACAGAAGGCGGGTTTGCGCTTTTTGGCCGCTATATCGTGGTTGGCTTCGAGCACATCATCCCCAAGGGGCTGGATCATATTCTCTTCGTGCTCGGCCTTTTCTTCTTCTCGCTCCACCTGCGCCCGCTGCTCTGGCAGGTCACGGCCTTCACTTTGGCGCACACCGTCACGCTGGCGCTCGCCAGCCTGAAGATCGTGCTGATCCCGGCAGCCGTGGTGGAACCGCTCATCGCCGCCTCCATCGTCTATGTCGCCGTCGAGAACATCTTTGGCGGGCGGCTCGGGTGGTGGCGCATCGTCGTTGTCACCCTCTTCGGCCTGCTGCACGGCCTCGGCTTTGCCTATGTGCTGGGCGATGTCGGGCTGGAGCCATCGCGGTTCCTGGCAGGGCTGATCGGCTTCAACATCGGCGTCGAGATAGGGCAACTCACCGTGATCGCGCTCGCGTTCCTGACCGTGGGCTACTGGCTGGGACAGAAGCCTTGGTATCGCCGCGCTGTCGCCATCCCCGCCTCCCTCGCAATCGCCGCCATTGCCGCCTTCTGGGTGGTGGAGCGCACGCTGCTCTGA
- a CDS encoding DMT family transporter: MKPLVGISLTLSAIFMFTIMGALVKAADGIPVGQTVFFRAGCALPVIVLWLWIRGDMPSGLKVKSVRSHAIRAIAGSAAMGLGFLGLRYLPLPEVTALRFVTPILIVIFAALLLKERVRLLRISAVAVGLVGVLIIMWPRLTLSGGEREFIGTVMVLSSAILASLAQIFVKAMASKESTAAIVFYFSGTATLLSLLTIPWGWVWPSPQEWLLLVGAGLIGGAGQILVTSSYRFADASLLAPYTYSSMIWALVIGYFVFNELPTLQMLGGAALVICAGVFIVWREQQLGKDRAARGKINATMK; encoded by the coding sequence ATGAAACCTCTCGTCGGCATTTCGCTCACTCTGAGCGCCATATTCATGTTCACCATCATGGGCGCGCTTGTGAAGGCGGCGGATGGCATTCCGGTGGGGCAGACCGTGTTCTTCCGCGCGGGCTGCGCGCTGCCCGTGATCGTGCTGTGGCTCTGGATCAGGGGAGACATGCCGAGCGGGCTCAAGGTGAAGAGCGTGCGGAGCCATGCGATCCGGGCGATTGCAGGCTCGGCCGCGATGGGGCTGGGCTTTCTTGGGTTGCGCTACCTGCCCCTGCCGGAAGTGACCGCGCTGCGGTTTGTCACGCCGATCCTCATCGTGATCTTCGCGGCGCTGCTGCTCAAGGAGCGGGTGCGCCTGCTGCGGATCAGCGCCGTGGCGGTGGGGCTGGTGGGCGTGCTCATCATCATGTGGCCACGGCTGACGCTTTCCGGCGGCGAGCGGGAGTTTATCGGCACGGTGATGGTGCTGTCGTCCGCCATTCTCGCCTCGCTGGCCCAGATCTTCGTCAAGGCGATGGCGTCGAAGGAGTCGACAGCGGCCATTGTCTTTTACTTTTCGGGCACGGCCACGCTGCTTTCGCTTCTGACGATCCCGTGGGGCTGGGTCTGGCCGAGCCCTCAAGAGTGGCTGCTGCTCGTGGGTGCCGGGTTGATCGGCGGGGCCGGGCAGATCCTTGTGACGTCTTCCTACCGCTTCGCCGATGCCTCCCTGCTGGCGCCCTACACCTATAGCTCGATGATCTGGGCGCTGGTGATCGGCTACTTCGTGTTCAACGAGCTGCCTACGCTCCAGATGCTGGGCGGCGCGGCTTTGGTGATTTGCGCCGGCGTCTTTATCGTTTGGCGCGAGCAGCAGCTGGGCAAGGACCGGGCGGCGCGGGGCAAGATCAACGCGACGATGAAATAG